In a single window of the Pontibacter russatus genome:
- a CDS encoding glutathione peroxidase: MASGFYDLSATSLQGREVPMEAYKGKVVLVVNTASKCGFTPQYEGLETLYRRHKDEGLVVLGFPCNQFGNQEPGGKEEIEEGCLINYGVSFPMFDKVDVNGPHAHPVFRYLKSELGGILGSRIKWNFTKFLIDASGKPVKRFAPITKPEKLEPYIAKLLAKTQS, translated from the coding sequence ATGGCATCAGGATTTTACGACTTATCGGCCACGTCGCTGCAGGGCAGGGAGGTGCCGATGGAGGCATATAAGGGCAAGGTGGTGCTGGTGGTGAACACGGCCAGCAAGTGCGGCTTCACGCCGCAGTACGAAGGCCTGGAAACGCTTTACCGCAGGCACAAAGACGAGGGGCTGGTGGTGCTGGGTTTCCCCTGCAACCAGTTCGGCAACCAGGAGCCGGGCGGCAAGGAGGAAATCGAGGAAGGCTGCCTGATCAACTATGGCGTCAGTTTCCCGATGTTCGACAAGGTGGACGTGAACGGCCCCCACGCGCACCCGGTGTTCAGGTACCTCAAGTCGGAGCTCGGCGGCATCCTGGGCAGCCGCATCAAGTGGAACTTCACCAAGTTCCTGATCGATGCCAGCGGCAAGCCTGTGAAACGCTTTGCCCCCATCACCAAACCAGAGAAGCTTGAGCCATATATAGCGAAGCTGCTGGCAAAGACGCAAAGCTAA
- a CDS encoding thioredoxin family protein: MSIAESNDEDLRQLIFEREKVIVKFVDEACAVCKQLAPSYARFAASPAYSDIAFVRMHASENPVSSQEVKLSGTPFFASYRNGTLRECGLVSNEAEMKILLDKLK; this comes from the coding sequence ATGTCCATTGCAGAATCCAACGACGAAGACCTGAGGCAGCTGATATTTGAGCGAGAGAAAGTAATCGTGAAGTTCGTGGATGAGGCCTGTGCGGTCTGCAAACAACTGGCCCCCTCCTACGCCCGATTTGCTGCAAGCCCCGCCTATAGCGACATTGCCTTTGTGCGCATGCACGCCTCTGAGAACCCTGTCTCCAGCCAGGAGGTAAAACTGTCGGGCACGCCTTTCTTTGCCTCCTACCGCAACGGCACCCTGCGTGAGTGCGGCCTGGTATCGAACGAAGCAGAGATGAAGATTCTGCTTGACAAACTGAAGTAG
- a CDS encoding DUF3891 family protein: MIVNTVPQGWEIIYQQAHGVLAAQLAYHLKPDLQSPHWVETIIAIANHDNRQKTWRGKDGLTPAGAPADFTLLPTTLEQARALMHAVRFQSRWVALLTSMHMSFLYEGQRGKHKSATAFLDEQKALQRTCRQHLGISRKEAERAYAIMQWCDRLSLILCRNELPADARALEITAGPDGKAYFVRQLQNSELRVEPWPFAPEQLRVQVEYRVLAQLQFRNDLELAQALHGARPQYREWTLGAS, translated from the coding sequence ATGATTGTGAACACGGTGCCGCAAGGCTGGGAAATCATCTATCAGCAGGCGCACGGGGTGCTGGCGGCACAACTGGCGTATCACCTGAAGCCGGACCTGCAGTCTCCGCACTGGGTGGAGACCATCATCGCCATCGCCAACCACGACAACCGGCAGAAAACCTGGCGCGGGAAAGACGGCCTCACACCGGCTGGCGCCCCAGCCGACTTCACGCTGCTGCCCACCACCCTGGAGCAGGCGCGGGCCCTGATGCACGCGGTGCGCTTCCAGAGCCGCTGGGTCGCGCTGCTCACCTCCATGCACATGAGCTTCCTGTATGAGGGCCAGCGCGGGAAACACAAAAGCGCCACTGCCTTTCTGGATGAGCAAAAGGCGCTGCAACGCACGTGCCGCCAGCACCTGGGCATCAGCCGGAAAGAGGCGGAGCGGGCCTACGCCATCATGCAGTGGTGCGACCGCCTCTCCCTGATTTTGTGCCGCAACGAGCTGCCCGCCGATGCGCGCGCCCTGGAGATAACGGCTGGGCCGGATGGGAAAGCATACTTTGTGAGGCAACTGCAAAACAGCGAACTGCGCGTGGAGCCGTGGCCCTTTGCCCCGGAACAGTTGCGGGTGCAGGTGGAGTACCGGGTGCTGGCGCAACTGCAGTTCAGAAACGACCTGGAACTGGCGCAGGCGCTGCACGGGGCCAGGCCGCAGTATAGGGAGTGGACGCTGGGCGCTTCCTGA
- a CDS encoding DUF748 domain-containing protein, protein MMAAVMLLLLAVRVALPYLVKDYENKTLDALPGDTGHVADIDLHLYRGAYTIDNLVLAEENGNPEYPFLQIPRTDLSIEWKSLFKGKLVAEVVMEQPRMNLVAATDTAQQATQDDWTKVMKDLMPITINRFVINNGRVAYLDFSASPDVSMHVENLQLVALNLANVADSTTALPSAVTASGRSVGGGLLRVYMQGNFLKKIPDLDMRLKLTGVDLTSLNDFIRASAKFDVERGRLDIYSRVKLTDGQLDGFVKPFLEEVKILNWEKDKKEDGFLHAAKEAVIGLFAEAAENQKRDQIATQVPISGSINNPGTSTWRTFVNILRHAFIDAFHKSLENEAGKARDREEDEN, encoded by the coding sequence ATGATGGCGGCCGTTATGCTCCTGCTGCTCGCTGTGCGGGTGGCCCTGCCCTATCTCGTGAAAGATTACGAGAACAAAACGCTGGATGCGCTGCCCGGCGACACCGGCCATGTGGCCGACATTGACCTGCACCTCTACAGGGGCGCCTATACCATCGACAACCTGGTGCTGGCAGAGGAAAACGGAAACCCGGAGTACCCCTTTCTGCAAATCCCCCGAACCGATCTGTCTATTGAGTGGAAATCCCTTTTTAAAGGAAAGCTTGTGGCGGAAGTGGTGATGGAGCAGCCCCGCATGAACCTTGTGGCGGCGACAGACACCGCGCAGCAGGCCACGCAGGACGACTGGACCAAGGTGATGAAAGACCTGATGCCCATCACCATCAACCGTTTTGTAATCAACAACGGGCGGGTGGCGTACCTGGACTTCAGCGCCAGCCCGGACGTAAGCATGCATGTTGAAAACCTGCAACTAGTGGCCCTGAACCTGGCCAACGTGGCCGATTCGACCACGGCGCTTCCCTCTGCGGTCACGGCTTCCGGGCGCTCGGTTGGCGGCGGCCTGCTGCGGGTCTACATGCAAGGCAATTTCCTGAAGAAAATCCCCGACCTCGACATGCGCCTGAAACTGACCGGGGTGGACCTGACCAGCCTGAACGACTTCATCAGGGCCAGCGCGAAGTTTGACGTGGAAAGGGGCCGGCTGGATATATACAGCAGGGTAAAGCTGACGGATGGCCAGCTGGACGGGTTCGTGAAGCCTTTCCTGGAAGAGGTAAAAATACTGAACTGGGAAAAAGACAAAAAAGAAGATGGTTTTCTTCACGCCGCCAAAGAGGCTGTTATTGGATTGTTCGCGGAGGCAGCCGAAAATCAGAAAAGAGATCAGATCGCCACGCAGGTGCCCATCTCTGGCAGCATCAACAACCCCGGCACCAGCACCTGGCGCACGTTCGTGAACATCCTGCGGCACGCCTTTATCGACGCTTTCCACAAAAGCCTTGAG
- a CDS encoding DUF4403 family protein yields MQKSYLRIVYFLLLILAFGQALQGCSSTSKLHTEAPAATASAAPIYKPRLSSITVPVSVSIAALENRLNQEVASVLYKDTDLSDDNVAVTVTKKGRMAVRAEQDKIYVSVPLHIYAKGRWKWDPCKLCPAIDKTEDTRFDMVIKTESSIRLTEDYRISTTTSGDFEWGDTKPVLELGPLKIGLARFVEPALRQQLSSLSKQLDKELQQHLDMKKYVADAWLLLQEPVKLDNALNAWLTVQPQEVRMAPLSARSGNLHSRLGITSYIAVATGGKPQVQLNRNLPKLIVDNRLTDDIQIGLTATVPYAQASQLLQKQVANQTYKFDGGKSQVTVKDASMTPNGEQLVLMLDIDGRTKAGLFTKKLAGKIYLRGTPYYDAASASIRVRDVEYDLDTKDKLLNAADWLARNKFTEMIQQQVSIPVQQQLHDTKQLLQATLDRQGRVHESLLLRGSIQDITPENIYLTPEGIKAVVNATGSLTATVDKL; encoded by the coding sequence GTGCAGAAATCATACCTTCGAATAGTTTATTTCCTGTTGCTTATCCTCGCCTTTGGCCAAGCGCTCCAAGGCTGCTCCAGCACAAGCAAACTCCACACAGAGGCCCCTGCGGCAACCGCTTCGGCGGCACCCATATATAAGCCGCGGCTTTCGTCCATCACGGTGCCCGTTTCCGTCTCTATTGCCGCCCTCGAAAACCGACTGAACCAGGAGGTGGCCAGCGTACTATATAAAGACACGGACCTGAGCGACGACAACGTGGCCGTCACGGTCACGAAGAAGGGCCGGATGGCTGTGCGGGCCGAGCAGGACAAAATCTACGTCAGTGTGCCGCTGCATATATACGCCAAGGGCCGCTGGAAGTGGGACCCCTGCAAGCTTTGCCCTGCCATCGACAAGACTGAGGACACCCGCTTCGACATGGTCATCAAAACGGAAAGCAGCATCAGGCTGACGGAGGATTACCGCATCTCCACCACCACGAGCGGCGACTTTGAGTGGGGCGACACCAAACCCGTGCTCGAATTGGGCCCGCTGAAGATTGGCCTGGCCCGCTTTGTGGAGCCGGCGCTGCGCCAGCAGCTAAGCTCCCTTTCCAAACAGCTCGACAAGGAGTTGCAGCAGCACCTCGACATGAAGAAATATGTGGCCGACGCCTGGCTGCTGCTGCAGGAGCCCGTCAAGCTGGACAATGCCCTGAACGCCTGGCTCACGGTGCAGCCGCAGGAAGTGCGCATGGCGCCGCTTTCCGCCCGGAGCGGCAACCTGCACTCCCGCCTCGGCATCACGTCCTATATAGCCGTCGCCACCGGCGGGAAGCCCCAGGTGCAGCTGAACAGGAACCTGCCCAAACTGATAGTGGACAACCGCCTGACGGACGACATACAAATCGGCCTGACGGCCACCGTCCCGTATGCGCAGGCCAGCCAGCTGCTGCAAAAACAGGTCGCCAACCAGACTTATAAATTTGACGGCGGGAAAAGCCAGGTAACGGTGAAGGACGCGTCCATGACGCCAAACGGGGAGCAACTGGTGCTGATGCTGGACATTGACGGCAGGACCAAGGCAGGCCTCTTCACCAAAAAGCTGGCGGGCAAAATATACCTGCGCGGCACGCCTTACTACGATGCCGCCTCCGCCTCCATCCGGGTGCGCGACGTGGAGTATGACCTGGATACGAAAGACAAGCTGCTGAACGCCGCCGACTGGCTCGCCAGGAACAAATTCACTGAGATGATTCAGCAGCAGGTGAGCATACCCGTGCAGCAGCAACTGCACGACACCAAACAGCTGCTGCAGGCCACGCTCGACAGGCAGGGGCGCGTACACGAGTCGCTGCTGTTGCGCGGCAGCATCCAGGACATCACCCCCGAAAACATCTACCTGACCCCGGAGGGCATCAAAGCCGTGGTAAACGCCACCGGCAGCCTCACGGCCACCGTCGACAAGCTGTAG
- a CDS encoding YihY/virulence factor BrkB family protein, translating to MAEINAKSIFSLIKTSASEFMDNNSFRLAGALAFNAIFSIPPLLIIIIRSAGYIWGEAAVSGELSKQIGSAIGAGAAKEVENIVQNAATNESGGIAFWISIGVLIFASTTFFATLQESLNSVWNLKPKPNNSFVKMLKVRLFSFGIVLSIALLMLVSLVLSTAISVLSGYLSKIFPDIAVFFIRLVDFVLSAGIISVLFALIYKYLPDANIRWKDVWVGAIVTALLFALGKFLISFYISTSDPGSAYGAAGSIIVILVWIYYSSLIIFFGSELAQQYADKFGQHIRPKSHAVFVELREVRDEPHDTKSGRPRPQGRYEPK from the coding sequence ATGGCTGAAATAAATGCAAAAAGTATATTCTCCCTGATAAAGACCTCTGCTTCCGAGTTCATGGACAACAACTCGTTCCGGCTGGCGGGGGCCCTGGCGTTCAATGCCATCTTCTCAATTCCGCCGCTCCTGATCATCATCATCCGGTCCGCTGGCTATATATGGGGCGAGGCGGCAGTGTCAGGGGAGTTGTCGAAGCAGATAGGGAGCGCTATTGGAGCCGGAGCCGCCAAGGAGGTCGAGAATATCGTGCAGAACGCGGCCACGAACGAGTCGGGCGGCATCGCCTTCTGGATAAGCATCGGGGTGCTGATTTTCGCCTCCACCACCTTTTTCGCCACCCTGCAGGAGTCGCTGAACAGTGTCTGGAACCTGAAGCCGAAGCCGAACAACAGTTTTGTGAAGATGCTGAAGGTGCGCCTGTTCTCGTTTGGCATCGTGCTGAGCATCGCGCTCCTGATGCTGGTGTCGCTGGTGCTGAGCACGGCCATTTCGGTGCTCAGCGGCTACCTCTCCAAGATATTCCCCGATATAGCCGTCTTCTTTATCCGGCTGGTCGATTTTGTGCTTTCCGCCGGCATCATCAGCGTGCTGTTTGCCCTGATCTATAAATACCTGCCCGACGCCAACATCCGCTGGAAAGACGTCTGGGTTGGGGCCATCGTCACGGCGCTGCTTTTCGCGCTGGGCAAGTTCCTGATCAGTTTCTACATCAGCACCAGCGACCCGGGCTCGGCCTACGGCGCGGCAGGCTCCATCATCGTCATCCTGGTCTGGATTTATTATTCGTCCCTGATCATCTTCTTCGGCTCGGAACTGGCACAGCAGTACGCCGACAAGTTTGGCCAGCACATCCGCCCGAAATCGCATGCCGTGTTTGTGGAGCTGCGGGAGGTACGGGACGAGCCGCACGACACCAAAAGCGGCAGGCCAAGGCCGCAGGGACGCTACGAACCGAAGTAG
- a CDS encoding acyl-CoA thioesterase: protein MGRVKVDIPGHVHFEARIPIRITDLNYGAHLGNDALLSLLHEARMQLLQHFGYGELDMGGAGLIMADVAISYKGEAFYGDTLYIKMAFDDLNKYGFDVTYHVLNQHGREVARAKTGMLCFDYKARKLMPLPAGVKARLAAGA, encoded by the coding sequence ATGGGCAGAGTAAAGGTAGACATACCCGGACACGTACACTTCGAGGCCAGGATTCCTATCCGCATCACTGACCTGAACTACGGCGCGCACCTGGGCAACGACGCGCTGCTCTCCCTGCTGCACGAGGCGCGGATGCAACTGCTGCAGCACTTCGGCTACGGAGAGCTGGACATGGGCGGTGCTGGCCTGATAATGGCCGATGTGGCCATCAGCTACAAAGGCGAAGCTTTCTACGGCGACACCTTATATATAAAAATGGCTTTTGATGACCTGAACAAATATGGCTTCGATGTGACCTACCACGTCCTGAACCAGCACGGCAGGGAGGTGGCGCGCGCCAAAACCGGCATGTTGTGCTTTGATTACAAGGCCCGGAAACTGATGCCGCTGCCCGCTGGCGTGAAAGCGAGGCTAGCGGCAGGCGCCTGA
- the mnmD gene encoding tRNA (5-methylaminomethyl-2-thiouridine)(34)-methyltransferase MnmD, producing MHLEIRQTKDGSNTLYVADLNEHYHSVHGALQESQHVFIKHGLEHVLESKKDIKVLEVGFGTGLNAILTFPVALAQKAFIQYDTLEKHPLSAEVVQQLQYGQFILNPELLDYFRQLHDSPWNEPVDIIPYFTLQKIHETLEEFVPPRSYYDVIYFDAFAPEKQPELWTDAVFEKLYKATRPGGVLVTYCAKGSFKRSLKAAGFEVEALPGPPGKREMTRGVKPVVL from the coding sequence ATGCACCTCGAAATTCGACAGACCAAGGACGGCTCTAACACCCTTTACGTGGCAGACCTGAACGAGCATTATCATTCCGTGCACGGGGCCCTGCAGGAGTCGCAGCATGTGTTTATAAAGCACGGGCTGGAGCATGTGCTGGAGAGTAAAAAGGATATAAAAGTGCTGGAGGTCGGTTTCGGCACGGGCCTCAATGCCATCCTCACGTTTCCGGTGGCGCTGGCGCAGAAGGCCTTTATCCAGTACGACACGCTGGAGAAGCACCCGCTCAGCGCTGAGGTGGTGCAGCAACTGCAGTATGGGCAGTTTATCCTGAACCCCGAGCTGCTCGATTACTTCCGCCAGCTGCACGACAGCCCCTGGAACGAGCCGGTGGACATTATCCCGTACTTTACGCTGCAGAAGATACACGAAACGCTGGAGGAGTTCGTCCCGCCGCGCTCTTATTACGATGTCATTTACTTCGACGCCTTCGCCCCCGAGAAGCAGCCGGAACTCTGGACGGACGCCGTGTTCGAGAAACTGTACAAGGCCACCCGCCCCGGCGGTGTGCTGGTGACGTACTGCGCCAAGGGCTCTTTCAAGCGCAGCCTCAAAGCCGCCGGCTTCGAGGTGGAGGCGCTGCCCGGCCCTCCGGGCAAGCGCGAGATGACGCGCGGTGTGAAGCCGGTGGTGCTGTAG
- a CDS encoding NAD-dependent epimerase/dehydratase family protein, with protein sequence MANASETVLVIGACGQLGSELTLALRDLYGPANVVAADVAAPRQADLRDSGPFEQVDVLDKKVLADLATRYRFSQIYHLAAVLSASGEKNPKFAWHLNMEGLFNVLDLALEQQVGKVFWPSSIAVFGPHTPRQHTPQHTVMDPNTVYGISKQAGERWCEYYFRKLGLDVRSLRYPGLIGYKSLPGGGTTDYAVDIYHKALNGQTFECFLNQDTYLPMMYMPDALKATLDLMHAPAAQISVRDSYNVGAMSFSPEEIAGSIKKHLPGFDIVYKPDARQQIAASWPKSVDDSVARQDWGWQPAYNLDTMTEDMIANLKRLKAAQAV encoded by the coding sequence ATGGCAAACGCATCCGAAACGGTATTAGTGATAGGCGCCTGCGGGCAGTTGGGCTCCGAGCTTACGCTCGCGCTCCGCGACCTATATGGCCCCGCCAACGTGGTGGCGGCCGACGTTGCGGCACCCAGGCAAGCCGACCTGCGCGATTCCGGCCCGTTTGAGCAGGTGGATGTGCTGGACAAAAAGGTGCTCGCTGATCTAGCCACCAGGTACAGGTTCAGCCAGATATACCACCTGGCCGCCGTGCTGTCGGCCTCCGGCGAGAAGAACCCGAAGTTTGCCTGGCACCTGAACATGGAGGGCCTTTTCAATGTGCTGGACCTGGCGCTGGAGCAGCAGGTGGGCAAAGTGTTCTGGCCAAGCTCCATCGCCGTGTTCGGCCCGCATACGCCCCGCCAGCACACGCCGCAGCATACCGTCATGGACCCGAACACCGTGTACGGCATCAGCAAGCAGGCTGGCGAGCGCTGGTGCGAGTACTATTTCCGGAAACTTGGCCTGGACGTGCGCAGTCTCCGCTACCCTGGCCTCATCGGGTACAAATCGCTGCCCGGCGGCGGCACCACCGACTACGCGGTGGATATATACCACAAGGCGCTGAACGGCCAAACCTTTGAGTGCTTCCTGAACCAGGACACGTACCTGCCCATGATGTATATGCCCGATGCCCTGAAAGCCACCCTGGACCTGATGCACGCGCCGGCAGCACAGATCAGCGTGCGCGACTCCTACAACGTGGGCGCCATGAGTTTCTCCCCGGAAGAAATCGCCGGATCCATCAAAAAGCATCTCCCCGGTTTCGACATCGTCTATAAACCAGACGCCCGCCAGCAAATTGCGGCCTCCTGGCCGAAAAGCGTCGACGACAGCGTTGCCCGGCAGGACTGGGGCTGGCAGCCCGCCTATAACCTCGACACCATGACCGAGGACATGATCGCTAACCTGAAAAGGCTGAAGGCGGCGCAGGCGGTTTAA
- the rlmN gene encoding 23S rRNA (adenine(2503)-C(2))-methyltransferase RlmN: protein MTLIADIDILNKKDIRKLTLDDLKAWLVEQGEKPFRAKQVYEWLWKHSAQSFAEMNNVSLALREKLEQHFSINGVQVATQQLSKDGTIKSAFRLYDNNIVEGVLIPHNERKTACVSSQVGCSLTCKFCATGYMDRIRNLDAAEIYDQVVRINEQSLKQYGEPLSNIVYMGMGEPLLNYANVMKSIERITAHDGLGMAARRITVSTAGIAKMIRKMADDDVKANLALSLHAANDEKRNQIMPINETNSLEALTDALKHYHEVTGRKVTYEYIVFNNFNDTLQDAEELLRFSRIIPCKINLIEYNPIENADYENTDEARWQDFIYYLADRGVQVNVRRSRGKDIDAACGQLAVKEKQAV from the coding sequence ATGACATTGATTGCAGACATAGATATTTTAAATAAGAAAGACATCCGGAAACTGACGCTCGACGACCTGAAGGCGTGGCTGGTGGAGCAGGGGGAGAAGCCTTTCCGTGCCAAGCAGGTGTACGAGTGGCTCTGGAAGCATTCGGCGCAGTCGTTTGCGGAGATGAACAACGTGAGCCTGGCGCTGCGCGAGAAACTGGAGCAGCACTTTTCCATCAACGGCGTGCAGGTGGCCACGCAGCAGCTGAGCAAAGACGGCACCATCAAATCGGCCTTCAGGCTATATGACAATAACATTGTGGAGGGCGTGCTGATTCCGCACAACGAGCGCAAGACGGCCTGCGTGAGCAGCCAGGTAGGCTGTTCGCTTACCTGCAAGTTCTGCGCCACCGGCTACATGGACCGCATCCGCAACCTGGATGCCGCCGAGATATACGACCAGGTGGTGCGCATCAACGAGCAAAGCCTGAAGCAGTACGGTGAGCCGCTTAGCAACATTGTGTATATGGGCATGGGCGAGCCGCTGCTGAACTACGCCAACGTGATGAAGAGCATCGAGCGCATCACGGCGCACGACGGGCTGGGCATGGCCGCCCGCCGCATCACGGTGAGCACGGCTGGCATCGCCAAGATGATCCGGAAGATGGCGGACGATGACGTGAAGGCCAACCTCGCGCTGTCGCTGCACGCGGCCAACGACGAGAAGCGCAACCAGATCATGCCCATTAACGAAACCAACTCGCTGGAGGCCCTGACCGACGCGCTGAAGCACTACCACGAGGTAACGGGACGCAAGGTGACCTACGAGTACATCGTGTTCAACAACTTCAACGACACCCTGCAGGACGCGGAGGAACTGCTGCGCTTCTCCCGGATCATCCCCTGCAAAATCAACCTCATCGAGTACAACCCGATAGAGAATGCGGATTACGAGAACACCGACGAGGCCCGCTGGCAGGACTTTATCTACTACCTCGCCGACCGCGGGGTGCAGGTGAACGTGCGCCGCAGCCGTGGCAAAGACATCGACGCCGCCTGCGGCCAGCTGGCCGTGAAAGAGAAGCAGGCCGTTTAA